One Solanum lycopersicum chromosome 2, SLM_r2.1 genomic region harbors:
- the LOC101262574 gene encoding nucleotide/sugar transporter family protein isoform X1 yields MIFYSFVFLFVHSGETIKPEKLNYSNKVKLERGRRIMAWSPFSSSSTPLCSSLTRNPTNSLCKTSSLCHHYSLNHSRGEFLQYPNTISFKNLHFRTKKFTACSRTESGVEQNSPPSSSELDCVGTGLDVECVVNPSEEFPKDSNLRFQDEGVSSMELLQTILEWVLLISPFFFWGTAMVAMKEVLPKTGPFFVSSFRLIPAGLMLVGFAASRGRNLPSGFNAWLSITLFAVVDATCFQGFLAEGLQRTSAGLGSVPALSFDNSNFSIWGSGEWWMFLAAQSMAVGTVMVRWVSKHSDPVMATGWHMVIGGLPLVAISILNHEPVISGSLMELTTNDLLALLYTSIFGSAISYGVYFYNATRGSLTKLSSLTFLTPMFASIFGFLYLDEIFTPVQLIGAFVTVAAIYMVNYKSDTK; encoded by the exons ATGATATTTTATTCCTTTGTTTTTTTGTTCGTTCATTCTGGGGAAACAATAAAACcagaaaaattgaattatagcaataaagtaaaattagagCGAGGAAGAAGAATAATGGCGTGGTCACCATTTTCTTCTTCCTCCACTCCTCTCTGCTCTTCACTCACTAGAAATCCAACAAATTCCCTTTGCAAAACCTCTTCTTTATGCCATCATTACTCACTAAACCACTCAAGGGGTGAATTTCTACAATACCCAAATACAATTTCGTTCAAGAATCTTCATTTCCGCACCAAAAAGTTTACTGCTTGCTCAAGAACTGAATCTGGGGTTGAACAGAActcaccaccatcatcatcagAACTTGACTGTGTAGGAACTGGGCTTGACGTGGAGTGTGTAGTGAACCCTTCTGAGGAATTCCCCAAAGACTCTAATTTACGGTTTCAAGATGAAGGGGTGTCATCCATGGAGTTGCTTCAGACGATTTTGGAATGGGTTTTGCTAATTTCGCCTTTCTTCTTCTGGGGTACAGCTATGGTTGCAATGAAGGAGGTTTTGCCAAAGACTGGACCTTTTTTCGTTTCATCATTTAGGTTGATTCCTGCTGGGTTAATGTTGGTCGGTTTTGCTGCTTCAAGGGGTAGAAATCTCCCTTCTGGATTCAATGCTTGGCTCTCTATTACACTCTTCGCTGTAGTTGATGCTACTTGTTTTCAG GGATTTCTTGCAGAAGGACTTCAGAGGACATCTGCTGGCTTAGGCAGT GTACCTGCTCTCTCTTTTGATAATAGCAACTTTTCAATCTGGGGAAGTGGAGAGTGGTGGATGTTTCTAGCAGCACAAAGCATGGCTGTCGGCACAGTAATGGTTCGTTGGGTTTCTAAACACTCGGACCCAGTCATGGCTACTGGATGG CACATGGTTATTGGGGGACTTCCTCTGGTGGCTATCTCAATTCTCAATCATGAACCTGTCATTAGTGGGAGTTTGATGGAACTAACAACAAATGACTTGTTGGCATTGCTCTATACCTCAATCTTTGGAAGTGCCATAAGCTATGGTGTATACTTCTACAATGCAACAAGAG GTAGCCTGACAAAGCTCAGCTCCCTTACCTTTTTAACTCCAATGTTTGCATCAATTTTTGG
- the LOC101262574 gene encoding nucleotide/sugar transporter family protein (The RefSeq protein has 1 substitution compared to this genomic sequence), producing the protein MAWSPFSSSSTPLCSSLTRNPTNSLCKTSSLCHHYSLNHSRGEFLQYPNTISFKNLHFRTKKFTACSRTESGVEQNSPPSSSELDCVGTGLDVECVVNPSEEFPKDSNLRFQDEGVSSMELLQTILEWVLLISPFFFWGTAMVAMKEVLPKTGPFFVSSFRLIPAGLMLVGFAASRGRNLPSGFNAWLSITLFAVVDATCFQGFLAEGLQRTSAGLGSVIIDSQPLTVAVLAALLFGESIGSVGAAGLVLGVIGLLLLEVPALSFDNSNFSIWGSGEWWMFLAAQSMAVGTVMVRWVSKYSDPVMATGWHMVIGGLPLVAISILNHEPVISGSLMELTTNDLLALLYTSIFGSAISYGVYFYNATRGSLTKLSSLTFLTPMFASIFGFLYLDEIFTPVQLIGAFVTVAAIYMVNYKSDTK; encoded by the exons ATGGCGTGGTCACCATTTTCTTCTTCCTCCACTCCTCTCTGCTCTTCACTCACTAGAAATCCAACAAATTCCCTTTGCAAAACCTCTTCTTTATGCCATCATTACTCACTAAACCACTCAAGGGGTGAATTTCTACAATACCCAAATACAATTTCGTTCAAGAATCTTCATTTCCGCACCAAAAAGTTTACTGCTTGCTCAAGAACTGAATCTGGGGTTGAACAGAActcaccaccatcatcatcagAACTTGACTGTGTAGGAACTGGGCTTGACGTGGAGTGTGTAGTGAACCCTTCTGAGGAATTCCCCAAAGACTCTAATTTACGGTTTCAAGATGAAGGGGTGTCATCCATGGAGTTGCTTCAGACGATTTTGGAATGGGTTTTGCTAATTTCGCCTTTCTTCTTCTGGGGTACAGCTATGGTTGCAATGAAGGAGGTTTTGCCAAAGACTGGACCTTTTTTCGTTTCATCATTTAGGTTGATTCCTGCTGGGTTAATGTTGGTCGGTTTTGCTGCTTCAAGGGGTAGAAATCTCCCTTCTGGATTCAATGCTTGGCTCTCTATTACACTCTTCGCTGTAGTTGATGCTACTTGTTTTCAG GGATTTCTTGCAGAAGGACTTCAGAGGACATCTGCTGGCTTAGGCAGT GTGATAATTGATTCACAGCCTCTGACAGTGGCTGTGCTTGCAGCTTTGTTATTTGGAGAGTCCATAGGTTCTGTCGGAGCTGCAGGTCTTGTGCTCGGGGTGATAGGCCTTTTACTCCTTGAG GTACCTGCTCTCTCTTTTGATAATAGCAACTTTTCAATCTGGGGAAGTGGAGAGTGGTGGATGTTTCTAGCAGCACAAAGCATGGCTGTCGGCACAGTAATGGTTCGTTGGGTTTCTAAACACTCGGACCCAGTCATGGCTACTGGATGG CACATGGTTATTGGGGGACTTCCTCTGGTGGCTATCTCAATTCTCAATCATGAACCTGTCATTAGTGGGAGTTTGATGGAACTAACAACAAATGACTTGTTGGCATTGCTCTATACCTCAATCTTTGGAAGTGCCATAAGCTATGGTGTATACTTCTACAATGCAACAAGAG GTAGCCTGACAAAGCTCAGCTCCCTTACCTTTTTAACTCCAATGTTTGCATCAATTTTTGG